The DNA segment CACGGCGTTCAAGCCAAGCCAGCAGACTGGCGCGGGCATCAGGAAGCAACTCAAACTGCACAGGGCGGCCGGTTTTCTGCTGCATCACGATGGCGCGTGTTCGGATCTGCCCGCCGCTGACAATGTCGCCGATTTTCATTGGCACGAGATCACAACCACGCAATTTGCTGTCGATCGCCAGGTCGAACAGAGCCCGGTCTCGAAGGCGACGACGCTGATTGAGGTAAAAGCGGATCTCCCAAATTTGCTTCGGCTTCAGCGCCCGCTTCGCGCCGACAGCGCGACCTGCGTTCCAGACCTGACGCTTGGCGGATGTAGGTTGGGTTTCAGGCATTTCCATGTTCATTCTCCGATAGCCAGAATTGGCCAACGGAAGAACGTCTGGCAGCCGCAGGGGGAAGTGCTGCGAGGCGTCGGCTGCATAATTGTCCCTATTCGTGGGGGTAGGTCATGGCTGAGCAGCAATTGACAAGCTTTGCCAAGCTTTGCTATTTCAGGGCATGGAGGTTGCCATGGCTACGATGAACATCTCACTGCCCGATCCGATGAAGCAATGGGTGGAAGCGCAAGCTGATACTGGTCGGTATAGCAATGCCAGCGACTATGTGCGCGATCTTATCCGCCGTGACCAGGAACGCGCCGACAAGATTGCCGCCATGCAGCGCCTTGTCGACGACGCCCGAGCTGGCGGTCTGAGCGATGAGACGATGGCGGATATCCGGGCGCGAGCGATCAACCAGGCAGGCCTGCAAGCCTGACTGTGCCACGTTTTCACTTAACACGCGCCGCAGCCGACGATCTGACAGCCATTTTTCTGGAAGGCATCGAGCAGTTTGGCTTGCCGCAGGCTGACGCTTATCACGAAGGGCTGAGTGCGATTTTCGCGTTTCTCGCAGACTATCCCCATGCCGCGCGCTTGCGAGAGGAAATTTCGCCGCCAGTTCGCGTGCATCCCTACAAGGCACACCTGGTGATTTATGATGTAGGAAATGAGGGCGAGGTCATCATTCTACGCGTCCGGCATGGTCGGGAAGATTGGACATCATCGAATTACGACGGTTAGCCGTGAAAAGGTCCGTGCTGGCGGCCAATCTGCAGAGATTCTCACCACACTTAGCGTTTCTCCTGCCGACCAAGATGCGTCGTTCTCCGCGGGCTTTGAACGACAGCTTCTGCCAGAACCTGCTCTTCTCCCAGCGCGAGGCGTCTGGCAGCAACGCGCCCTGATCTCGGTCATATAGCGATTGCGATCGCAATCCCGAAGGCCGACGTTTGTCCGTGCATCAATAGCCCTTGAGATCAATGGAAACTCGCCATCTAGGCGCAGTGCCTAGCGGCGTTGGCAAAAGCGCTGCGGAAAGTGGCGTCTGCAAACCGGTTCCTGACACCGCGTCAATGCGGCGCAACCGGTCATCGCGAGGATGCTGGCAAATAAGAACTGGCGGCAAATTGCCGCAGACGGATGGGAGCAGCATGGGACGTCAGCCATCTACCAGACATGACCATGCGGTGATCCATTCCGCTTCCGCTGAGACCGCTAACTCGCGCCAGTCCAGACGCAGAAACGCCGCTTGCGGATTTCGCTTCGGCGAGAGCAATTCGATCACCTGATATTGGTTCGGCACCGAATGCTCGAGCTCCTTCGAGCGCACGCTGCTGCTGCCGGCGCCGCACACAATCAATCGGTTCGTTGCGTTCGATCCGCGGTCACGGACCAGTGTCTCACGCAACTGCGCTTTATGCTTGTGCCCGTGGAGCACGATGTCGAAGCCGTTGCGTTCCAAAAAGCGCTCAACGAGCCCGGCGTCGCGGATCGTCGAGCTGTCCACCCAATGCTCGGCAGTCTCGTTGCTCTCGCCGTAATCGGGATAGGGGTGTAGATGGTGGTGAAGCACCGCAACCGCCACGGTGTCGGCCTCAATGTCGGCCAGCAGCGCTTGCACGGCCTTTATCTGTTTGCCGCCGACAATCCGTAATGATTCTGGTCGGTCTCGTAGACGCAAGAGTTCAGCGAGACGAAAGAGATGCCTTGTCCGCCGAACCGGTGCATTCCGATAATCTCGTGCGGTTCGGGTCGCGGGGTTCCTACGCGGAAATCCCAGGTCACCAGCGGATATAGGGTGCGGAAAAGCGTTTCGCCGTAGAATTGCAGAAGAAAGTTCAGATAATTGTCGAACCGCCGGCCGCGCGCGATCTGCGCGTCCGCCCAGCTGACATCATGGTTGCCCGGACAGAAGACGAAGCGCTCGCGCGGAATCCTGAGTTTGTCCGCCATCGCGGTGCAGAAACTCAGCGCCTCTTGGAATTCTTCCTCGACACCCCGGTAGACGATGTCGCCGGAGATCACCACGAACAGCCTTCCCGGATCGAATGTGAACGGCCGGTTCCTCGATACGAACTCGTCCAGCATATGCGCCTCGAGCGTGGTCGAATAATCGCCATCCCGGAAGCGGTGCATGTCAACATTCTTGCCGTCGATCACCTTGTAGCCAAAATGTGGGTCGGAAAGGTGGATAATTACGGGAAGCTCGGAACGCGTGCCCGAGACGCCTGACGCTGGACCCGCCGCCGTCCCCGAGCGCACGGCGATCTCGCTCGACCACTGATCGAGCTGCGCGGCGAGATCGAGCGCTTCGCTTGCGCGAAAGCCCACGCTCGCGAACTGCCGCAACTGATCCGCAGGCGAGGCAAGCACCGTCGGGGAGTTGGCGAGCCGGTGAGCGGTGCGATAGCGCTCGAGCGCACGCGCATTGTTGCCCAGCACGAACTCGGCCTCTCCCGCGACCGCGTTCGCCCATTCGTCCGATACGGCATCCTCGTCGCCGCAATCCTCGGCCAACTTTGCGTAGAGCGCGAGCGCCTGACCATTTGCACTAGGCCCCGACATCAGGAGCATGCCCGCGTGGGCCACGCGTAGATAAAGGTTGTCCGGCGCCTCGCCGACGCCCTTCGCATAACACTCGGCCGCCTCCGTGTAGCGGCCTTGCCGCTTCAGCAGGCCACCCAGCATCCCCAAGGCTTCGAGATCGCCGCCATTGAGCCGCAGCGCTTCCCGGAAGCTGGCCTCTGCCTCTTCATAGCCTTCCTCTCCGTCGTTTCTGAGGTACCAGCCGAGAAGACGATGGATCTCATAGTCGCCAGGCCGCGCATCGCGAGCCACTCGCGCGATCGATGCGGCGGTCTTCCAGGCCTTGAGCCGGGCAAACTTGTCGGCAAGCTCAAGCAGTGCGAATGGAGGCGGCGCCGGCACTGCCTTCGCCCAGCTCCACACGGCATTCAACTGCTCGAGGGTCGTGGCGCGGTCGATCTTGCCCCGGAGATCGCGCTCAAACGATTCCGCGTCATCAGGGTCGGCGGCGAGCCCCAGCGCCTTCAGATGCAACTGAACGGGGCTGGCATATGCGGTCGCCGCAACCTGCTCGATCCAACGGGCTAGGCGCGTCGCCGACTCGGCGCGCTCGACGGCGTCGCCCGCCTGGTAAAACAGAACGCGCCGGTTGCGGACGTTGAACGGGAGGATCGTACCTTCCAGCGCCATGATGATCGTGCGGTGATTGCTAACCGCTTGGCGCACGCCGAGCTCGAAATAGACATTCCCGTTCGGCATCGACAGATCCGCGATCATCACCGGAGAGGACACGATCCTGTCCATCAACTGAGTGGTGACGTCGCCCGCGCCGATGATCTCGTCGGCCCTTACCGCGATGTTTCCGGTCTCGCTGACCGCCTTCGCGATAATTTCATGATAGATGATGTCGAAATCTGTCGATGCGATCGCCTCGTCGCGCACATATTGATGCTCGCCGAACGGCATGATCACCAGGATATCCAACGCCTATTCTCCTGATCCGCGAGTTCGATCGGCCAAGGCGTCATGAGGTGGTCCCGCCTTCCTGTACAGGTTTGCGGCTAAGTTAAGCTCATCCGGTTGTTGTTTACGCCGCCATTCTGGTGATCAGATCATGGGGGGCATGCCCCCCATGATCTGAAGCGTCGATTTGCCCATATGCCTCTGCCGGGGTTTTGCCTGCAAGGCGTGAGTGAGGCCGGTGATGGTTGTAATAGGCGAACCAGCGGGACAGGCCTGCGCGCAGTTCGGAACCCGTCTCGAAGGCGTGCAGATAGACGCACTCGTACTTCACCGAGCGCCACAGGCGCTCGATGAAGACGTTGTCCATCCAGCGCCCCTTGCCATCCATGCTGATTTTCACTTCGGCCGCCCGCAGCACGCCGGTGAAGGCCTGCGAAGTGAACTGGCTGCCCTGATCGGTGTTGAAGATGTCCGGCTTGCCAAAGCGGGCCATGGCATCCTCCAGAGCCTCGACGCAAAAAGCCGCGTCCATGGTATTGGACAATCGCCAGGCCAGCACCTTGCGGGTGGCCCAATCCATGATCGCAACGAGATAGAGGAAGCCTCGGCGCATCGGTAGATATGTCACGTCCGCACACCACACCTGATTGGGCCGCTCGATCTTCATGTCCCGCAGCAGATAGGGATAAATCCGATGCTCCGGGTGCGGATCGCTCGTGCGCGGGCGCTGGTAGATCGCCGCCAGCCCCATCTGCGCCATCAGCCGTCGTACCCGGCGGCGGCCCACCGCATGACCAAGCCGCTGCAGGTGCCGCACCATCTGCCGGCTGCCGTACCACGGACAGTCCATGAACGTCTCGTCGATTACCCGCATCAGCGCCAGCGTCTCCTCGCTCTGAGGCGCAGGCGTATAATAATAGGAAGACCGGCTGATCGACAGCAGGCGGCACTGCGCCGCGATCGACAGGCGCTGGTGAGCAGGCTCGATCAGCAATCGCCTCTGGCCCGCGCTCATCGACCGGAGGCTTTCGCCAAAAAATCCCGCTCCACCAGCAATTGCCCGATCTTGGCATGCAGCTTCTCGATTTCCGCTTCGGTCTCCGTCTTCGACGCCTGCTCACCGCCGTCGAACAGGCTGGCCATCCCGTCCACCGCCTGACGCTTCCATCCCCCGATCATCGTATGGTGGACGCCGTGCTTCGCAGCCAGTTCCGCCAGCGTCAGTTCACCACGGATCGCCTCCATCGCAACTTTCGCCTTGAATTCCGCGCTGTAGCGCTTTCTCGTCTTCTTCATTCCCGTCCATTCCTTAGGTCGGGATGAGCTTAACACCCTGTCCAGATTTCCAGCACCACGTCATCATACCATGGCGCGCGCAAATACCACAATTGGGCCGACAGCGCATTTCTGTCATTCTGCATTGCGGTTCAAGCCAACGCTAAACGTCGGCTGCTTCCGAGACCTGACATTCGACAACATCAAAGAAATGACGGCAATGTCCCAAGCCCAGTTATTCCAGCTCTCCGGGGTCGAGGTGAATGAAGGTCGGCTTTCGACGGGCCTGTTTTGTCCGGTGAATGGCAGCATTTAAGGCGGCGGCGGCCACTTGCGCAATACGGCGCGGTCGAGGATTGCATAATCCAATTCTTCCAATTTCTGTAACCTTGCGCCAAGTCGGCCGCCGGGGAAAACGGGCGCGAAACAAATAGGTGCGGAAATGCGCTCGTGTCGCCGCCCAAAATATCATTTGAATCTTGCTCCGGAAGTTTGAACAGCATGCATGCATTCGATCGGCGCCTTCTTTATTCCTGGTTGCTGCTGACACTGGGAGCGGGCTGCGCGCTTTTCATGCCAGTGGTAATCGTTCTGCTCATGCTGACGATTATCGGCATTCCCTTGGGGTGGCTTATCGCCCTTATGCCGGGGGCATGGCTATATTTAACGCCGACGCTTGCAATCTATGCGATCCTGCGCCGACTGTCAGACAGGACGCCGCATCTAGCGATGTTAGCGGTGGCCGCCATACTCC comes from the Novosphingobium pentaromativorans US6-1 genome and includes:
- a CDS encoding tyrosine-type recombinase/integrase, with product MEMPETQPTSAKRQVWNAGRAVGAKRALKPKQIWEIRFYLNQRRRLRDRALFDLAIDSKLRGCDLVPMKIGDIVSGGQIRTRAIVMQQKTGRPVQFELLPDARASLLAWLERRGGTVDDYVFPSRVDRNGHLSTRQYARLVDEWVTGVGLMRSEYGTHSLRRTKASIIYRATGNLRAVQILLGHSKIENTVRYLGIDVEDALALAENTEI
- a CDS encoding type II toxin-antitoxin system ParD family antitoxin, whose protein sequence is MATMNISLPDPMKQWVEAQADTGRYSNASDYVRDLIRRDQERADKIAAMQRLVDDARAGGLSDETMADIRARAINQAGLQA
- a CDS encoding type II toxin-antitoxin system RelE/ParE family toxin; the encoded protein is MPRFHLTRAAADDLTAIFLEGIEQFGLPQADAYHEGLSAIFAFLADYPHAARLREEISPPVRVHPYKAHLVIYDVGNEGEVIILRVRHGREDWTSSNYDG
- a CDS encoding metallophosphoesterase family protein, which produces MQALLADIEADTVAVAVLHHHLHPYPDYGESNETAEHWVDSSTIRDAGLVERFLERNGFDIVLHGHKHKAQLRETLVRDRGSNATNRLIVCGAGSSSVRSKELEHSVPNQYQVIELLSPKRNPQAAFLRLDWRELAVSAEAEWITAWSCLVDG
- a CDS encoding metallophosphoesterase; protein product: MDILVIMPFGEHQYVRDEAIASTDFDIIYHEIIAKAVSETGNIAVRADEIIGAGDVTTQLMDRIVSSPVMIADLSMPNGNVYFELGVRQAVSNHRTIIMALEGTILPFNVRNRRVLFYQAGDAVERAESATRLARWIEQVAATAYASPVQLHLKALGLAADPDDAESFERDLRGKIDRATTLEQLNAVWSWAKAVPAPPPFALLELADKFARLKAWKTAASIARVARDARPGDYEIHRLLGWYLRNDGEEGYEEAEASFREALRLNGGDLEALGMLGGLLKRQGRYTEAAECYAKGVGEAPDNLYLRVAHAGMLLMSGPSANGQALALYAKLAEDCGDEDAVSDEWANAVAGEAEFVLGNNARALERYRTAHRLANSPTVLASPADQLRQFASVGFRASEALDLAAQLDQWSSEIAVRSGTAAGPASGVSGTRSELPVIIHLSDPHFGYKVIDGKNVDMHRFRDGDYSTTLEAHMLDEFVSRNRPFTFDPGRLFVVISGDIVYRGVEEEFQEALSFCTAMADKLRIPRERFVFCPGNHDVSWADAQIARGRRFDNYLNFLLQFYGETLFRTLYPLVTWDFRVGTPRPEPHEIIGMHRFGGQGISFVSLNSCVYETDQNHYGLSAANR
- a CDS encoding IS3 family transposase (programmed frameshift), with translation MKKTRKRYSAEFKAKVAMEAIRGELTLAELAAKHGVHHTMIGGWKRQAVDGMASLFDGGEQASKTETEAEIEKLHAKIGQLLVERDFLGESLRSMSAGQRRLLIEPAHQRLSIAAQCRLLSISRSSYYYTPAPQSEETLALMRVIDETFMDCPWYGSRQMVRHLQRLGHAVGRRRVRRLMAQMGLAAIYQRPRTSDPHPEHRIYPYLLRDMKIERPNQVWCADVTYLPMRRGFLYLVAIMDWATRKVLAWRLSNTMDAAFCVEALEDAMARFGKPDIFNTDQGSQFTSQAFTGVLRAAEVKISMDGKGRWMDNVFIERLWRSVKYECVYLHAFETGSELRAGLSRWFAYYNHHRPHSRLAGKTPAEAYGQIDASDHGGHAPHDLITRMAA